In Helicobacter anatolicus, the sequence TCTTGGTAGCGGTGGAAGAGAATATGCAATTGCCCTTCATTTGTTAAAAGATAAATTTGTAGATAATCTTTATTTTACTCCAAATAATGCTGGTGTTGCTAGACTAGGTAAAATTTTAGAATACAAAACTCCTCAAGAATTGATAGAAAAAATTCAAGATTTAAAAATTGATTTTGTGATTGTTGGTCCTGAGGCATATATTGTTGATGGAATTACAGATTTATTGCACATAGCGGGTATCAAAGTGTTTGGGCCTAGTAAAAAAGCTGGTATGCTAGAGGGGTCTAAGGCGTATATGAAAGATTTTGTTACACGCTATAATGTTCCCACTGCACGCTATATTCAAACCACAGATCTTAAAGAAGCAATTGCATTTTTGAAAAATCTTACCCCTCCTTATGTTTTAAAGGCTGATGGTTTATGTGCTGGAAAGGGTGTTTTAATTTTGGAAGATTTTAATGAGGCGGTGAGAAATTTAGAGGAAATGCTTAGTGGAAAGGCTTTTGGAGATAGTGGAAAGTGCGTGGTAATTGAAGAATATCTTGAGGGGTTTGAGCTTTCTGTTTTTGCTGTTTGTGATGGAGAGAATTTTCAGGTTCTGCCTGCATGTCAAGATCATAAAAGATTGTTAGATAATGATGAGGGTCCAAATACCGGTGGAATGGGTGCATATTCTCCTGCCCCATCTTGTGATATAACTTTGATGGAAAAAATTAAAAATAAAATTTTAAAACCAACTTTAGATGGCTTATTGAAAGAAGGCAATCCGTTTTGTGGCATTTTGTTTGCCGGGATTATGGTGCAGGAAAAAAATGGAGAATTAGAGCCTTTTTTGCTGGAATATAATGTGCGTTTTGGTGATCCGGAATGTGAAGTTTTGATGCCATTGTTAAAAACACCATTAAGGGAAATTTGTGAACATGTTTTTGAAAAAAAGCTAGATTCTTTAAAAATTGAATTTTATCCAAAAAGTGCAATGGCTGTTGTGGTGGCTTCAAAAGATTATCCTTATACAAAAAGTATCCCGATGCCTATTAGTTTTAAGGATTATGATTCTACACTTGGACATATTGTTTTTGCTGGAGTGGATGAAATTGATGGTAAATTGTATGCTACAGGTGGTAGAGTGCTTCTTTGTGTGGGGATTGGTGAAAATGTTCTAGAAGCAAGGAATAATGCATATAAACTTATTGAGAGTGTGTATTTTGAAGGAATGCACTATCGTAAAGATATTGGATATAGGGTTTTAGATGCGATTAAGTGATGAAAAAATAGAAGAAATTTTATTTAGGGAAAAGCTTCAAGTAGCACCATTTTCGAAACGAGCTTTAGCTTTTTTGATTGATGAGATTATTATTTCCATGTTGTTTGTTTTTATTTTTTATGCAGATTTTACAAGTTTTGGGGAAGATAGAGCTGAATTGTTGCAGATGATTTCCCATACTATGATTTATCTTATTTTGTTGAAATATGCTTATCATAGTATTTTTACATTTTTTTATGGTGCTAGTATAGGAAAACTTTTTGTAAAAATTAAAATTATTCAAATTGATAGTTTAGATACGCCTGATTTATTCACATCTTTATTGCGATGTTTTTTTCGTTTATTAGGGCAAGAATTATTGTATATAACTTACTTTTTTGCGTCGGGTGATCGTTTTGTGAGGACTTTGCACGATCGTTTTGTGAGGACCATTGTGATACTTCAGGATTAGATGTGTGAAAAATATTTTTATATTTTTTTTATTATGCTGTGTTATTTTTGCTGAAGTAGGATTGGAAAAATTTGATAAAGATGACAATAAAATTTTTGAGTTGTTAGCAGATAAGGTTTATCAAAAAGATCAGAAGATTCATGCCGAAGGCAATGCAGTATTACTTAATAATGATATTTATATTATTGCTCAAAAAATTATTTATGATCAAGCTGCGCGTAAGGCAGAGGTGGAAGGTGATGTGAAGATTTATAAAGGCGGTAATCTTTATGCACAATCTAAAAAAATGCTTTTAAATGTTAGTGAAAATTATATGCTTATTGAGCCTTTCTATGTCCAAGATACTGAAACTGGAATGTGGATTAATGCAAAATTTGCAGATAGTTCAAATAAAAAATATTACTTTAAAAGAGCTGTGATTTCTGGTTGTAGTATTGAAAGACCTGTGTGGCATATGAATGTGAGTTCAGGAAGTTTTGATTCTGAGAAATCTATTTTGAGTATTTGGAATCCCACTTTGTATTTAGGCTCTGTTCCTGTGTTTTATTTTCCTTATTTGCGACTTTCTGTAAAAGATGAGCGTTCTACTGGATTTTTGTATCCGCAGTTTGCTTCTTCTAGTCGTGAAGGTTTTATTTATATGCAACCTTTTTATTTAGCCCTACAAAAATTTTGGGATATGACTTTTACACCTCAAGTTAGGACACAAAGAGGTGTTGGAGGGGAAGTAGAATTGCGAATTGCTGATCCATCTAACAATCTTTTTTATTTTAAGACAGGGTATTTTTATAATAAAAAATCTTATGTAGAAGAATTTAATTTAAGAAATAAAGAGGTTTTTGGATTTGAGTTTTTTTATAGCAACGAGAACCCTTTACAAAAATATTTCGGTGTTAAACATCCTTTTAAAAATGGTTTATTCCTTGATTTTTTATATATGAATGACTTGGACTATCTACGACTTGAACAATTTAATGCAAGAATTACAGATGGTACAAGGGTGTCAAAGGCTAATGTTTTTGCACAAACACAAGATCATTATTTTGGATTAAATTTTCGTTATTTTTTAAACCTTAATAAAATTAACAATGATACTACATTTCAGACTTT encodes:
- the purD gene encoding phosphoribosylamine--glycine ligase, with product MKNILILGSGGREYAIALHLLKDKFVDNLYFTPNNAGVARLGKILEYKTPQELIEKIQDLKIDFVIVGPEAYIVDGITDLLHIAGIKVFGPSKKAGMLEGSKAYMKDFVTRYNVPTARYIQTTDLKEAIAFLKNLTPPYVLKADGLCAGKGVLILEDFNEAVRNLEEMLSGKAFGDSGKCVVIEEYLEGFELSVFAVCDGENFQVLPACQDHKRLLDNDEGPNTGGMGAYSPAPSCDITLMEKIKNKILKPTLDGLLKEGNPFCGILFAGIMVQEKNGELEPFLLEYNVRFGDPECEVLMPLLKTPLREICEHVFEKKLDSLKIEFYPKSAMAVVVASKDYPYTKSIPMPISFKDYDSTLGHIVFAGVDEIDGKLYATGGRVLLCVGIGENVLEARNNAYKLIESVYFEGMHYRKDIGYRVLDAIK
- a CDS encoding RDD family protein; protein product: MRLSDEKIEEILFREKLQVAPFSKRALAFLIDEIIISMLFVFIFYADFTSFGEDRAELLQMISHTMIYLILLKYAYHSIFTFFYGASIGKLFVKIKIIQIDSLDTPDLFTSLLRCFFRLLGQELLYITYFFASGDRFVRTLHDRFVRTIVILQD